A window of the Pseudomonas sp. B21_DOA genome harbors these coding sequences:
- a CDS encoding COX15/CtaA family protein, with protein sequence MAKPGFRLALFATLLALIVVLLGAYTRLTHAGLGCPDWPGCYGFISVPKSEAQLAHAELHFPDAPVEAHKGWNEMIHRYFAGTLGLLISVLAGRAWVNRRHPGQPVKLPLFLLAVVIAQAAFGMWTVTLKLWPQVVTGHLLGGFATLSLLFLLTLRLSGVLPVLTVPKRLQYWATAGLLLVIGQIALGGWVSSNYAAVACIDFPTCHGQWLPPADFANGFHLTQHIGPNYLGGQLDSDARTAIHLTHRIGALLVTVVLLGLAWQLKAVGMTRLAGLLLIALAAQITLGISNVLFHLPLPVAVAHNAGGAALLLTLVLVNYHARTSLLRVSQPVLARWRFSAPKPAVAPIALKGETPWRV encoded by the coding sequence ATGGCCAAACCTGGATTTCGCCTCGCGCTGTTTGCCACCCTGCTGGCACTGATTGTGGTGTTGCTCGGCGCCTATACGCGCCTGACCCACGCCGGCCTCGGCTGCCCCGACTGGCCGGGCTGTTACGGGTTTATCAGCGTGCCGAAAAGCGAGGCGCAACTGGCCCATGCCGAGCTGCATTTCCCTGACGCGCCGGTGGAGGCGCACAAAGGCTGGAACGAGATGATCCACCGCTACTTCGCCGGCACTCTGGGTCTGCTGATTTCAGTATTGGCCGGGCGCGCCTGGGTCAACCGGCGCCATCCGGGCCAACCGGTGAAACTGCCGCTGTTTCTGCTGGCGGTGGTCATCGCTCAGGCAGCGTTCGGCATGTGGACGGTGACACTCAAGCTCTGGCCGCAAGTGGTTACCGGGCATTTGCTCGGCGGCTTCGCCACGCTGAGTCTGCTGTTCCTGCTGACGCTGAGGTTGTCCGGCGTGCTGCCGGTGCTGACCGTACCCAAGCGCCTGCAATACTGGGCGACGGCGGGCCTGCTGTTGGTGATCGGCCAGATCGCCTTGGGCGGCTGGGTCAGTTCCAACTACGCAGCGGTGGCCTGCATCGACTTCCCCACCTGCCATGGCCAATGGCTGCCGCCGGCGGACTTCGCCAATGGTTTTCACCTGACTCAGCACATCGGCCCGAATTATCTCGGCGGACAACTCGACAGCGATGCGCGCACGGCGATTCACCTGACCCACCGCATCGGCGCTTTGCTGGTGACGGTCGTGCTGCTCGGTCTGGCGTGGCAGTTGAAAGCCGTGGGCATGACCCGTTTGGCCGGATTGCTGCTGATCGCCCTCGCCGCGCAGATCACCCTCGGCATCAGCAACGTGCTGTTTCATCTGCCGCTACCGGTGGCCGTCGCCCACAACGCTGGCGGCGCGGCGTTGTTGCTGACCCTGGTGCTGGTCAATTATCACGCGCGCACCAGTCTGCTGCGGGTGAGCCAACCGGTGCTGGCGCGCTGGCGCTTCA